From a region of the Anaeromyxobacter sp. genome:
- a CDS encoding TolC family protein: MNGALLLLLLAATPPAAELAPALPPGAGAGAAAASPSGDQPLTLAVAEATALANQPALRAAAAQVRAARARVGQATAALLPQASATASAFRSGPASVAPSGLAGTSTDYALGLSGSQLLFDAGSWYRASAARASAGAQEETARATRLAVVLEVRSAWFQAAAARDLVAVARETLANREAHLRQVSGFIEVGTRPAIDLAQARADRANAEVQRITAETDLAVAHARLNLAMGVDGATDYPLAEAEFPALDGEEAALAALLAEALAARPDVAARQRQHQAQEATVRATTGDFLPSLAASGRVAEAGPQVDATSRSWSLGLTLSWPFLEGGRTRAQAAEARAGLEALDAGDEALRQQVRLELTQAQLAVRSARASLAASGEVVASARERLRLAEGRYQAGLGSGLELSDAQVGFTAAAAQEVKARFTLALARAQLATALGRG, from the coding sequence ATGAACGGTGCCTTGCTGCTGCTCCTCCTCGCCGCCACGCCGCCCGCGGCCGAGCTCGCGCCGGCGCTCCCGCCCGGGGCCGGCGCCGGGGCCGCCGCGGCCTCCCCATCCGGCGACCAGCCGCTCACCCTGGCGGTGGCGGAGGCCACCGCGCTGGCCAACCAGCCGGCCCTGCGGGCCGCCGCCGCCCAGGTGCGCGCCGCCCGGGCGCGGGTCGGTCAGGCCACCGCCGCCCTCCTGCCGCAGGCCTCGGCCACCGCCAGCGCCTTCCGCAGCGGCCCCGCGTCGGTCGCGCCGAGCGGCCTGGCCGGGACCTCCACCGACTACGCCCTGGGGCTGTCCGGCAGCCAGCTGCTCTTCGACGCCGGCAGCTGGTACCGCGCCTCGGCCGCCCGCGCCTCGGCCGGCGCCCAGGAGGAGACGGCCCGCGCCACCCGGCTGGCGGTGGTGCTGGAGGTGCGCTCGGCCTGGTTCCAGGCGGCCGCGGCCCGCGACCTGGTGGCGGTGGCCAGGGAGACCCTGGCCAACCGCGAGGCCCACCTCCGGCAGGTGTCCGGCTTCATCGAGGTGGGCACCCGGCCGGCCATCGACCTGGCCCAGGCCCGCGCCGATCGCGCCAACGCCGAGGTGCAGCGCATCACCGCCGAGACCGACCTGGCGGTGGCCCACGCGCGCCTCAACCTGGCCATGGGCGTCGACGGCGCCACCGACTACCCGCTGGCCGAGGCCGAGTTCCCGGCGCTGGACGGGGAGGAGGCGGCCCTGGCGGCCCTGCTGGCCGAGGCGCTGGCGGCCCGGCCGGACGTGGCGGCGCGGCAGCGGCAGCACCAGGCGCAGGAGGCCACCGTGAGGGCCACCACCGGCGACTTCCTGCCGTCGCTGGCCGCCTCGGGCCGGGTGGCGGAGGCCGGGCCGCAGGTGGACGCCACCAGCCGGAGCTGGAGCCTGGGGCTGACGCTGTCCTGGCCCTTCCTGGAGGGCGGCCGCACGCGCGCCCAGGCCGCCGAGGCGCGGGCCGGCCTGGAGGCGCTGGACGCCGGGGACGAGGCGCTCCGGCAGCAGGTCCGGCTGGAGCTGACCCAGGCCCAGCTGGCCGTGCGCTCCGCCCGGGCCTCGCTGGCGGCCAGCGGCGAGGTGGTGGCCAGCGCGCGCGAGCGGCTCAGGCTGGCCGAGGGGCGCTACCAGGCCGGGCTGGGCAGCGGGCTGGAGCTGTCCGACGCCCAGGTCGGCTTCACCGCGGCCGCCGCCCAGGAGGTCAAGGCCCGCTTCACGCTGGCCCTGGCCCGGGCCCAGCTGGCCACCGCGCTCGGCCGCGGCTGA
- a CDS encoding ABC transporter permease yields the protein MNWTMTLRVALRALARNKMRSFLTTLGVVIGVAAVITSVAIGDGAKARVEATFASIGSNMLIIMNGSSSGGGAMGGAGSMPSLTWDDLKAIQSELSAVKDAAPVLRSSAQVMSEESNWATSVQGTSPEFLSVRAWPLDQGSNFSQSDVDGGQKVAILGLTVVEKLFGRNANPVGQVLRVKNIPFTVVGVLARKGQSPFGQDLDDVVLVPYTTFQQKIQGGLKNYIPGSLMASALGDDGNVRAQQQIRGLLRDRHRLAPGADDDFTIRNPSEIASAQQAGTRIMTNLLFGIAIVSMVVGGIGIMNIMLVSVTERTREIGTRMAVGARARDIQLQFLTEAVTLSLGGGLVGAGLGVGIAKLLATSMGFSLLVRPEAMLLAVGCSALVGVVFGIWPAYKASRLDPITALRFE from the coding sequence GTGAACTGGACCATGACGCTGCGGGTGGCGCTGCGCGCCCTGGCCCGCAACAAGATGCGCTCCTTCCTGACCACGCTCGGGGTGGTCATCGGCGTGGCGGCGGTGATCACCTCCGTGGCCATCGGGGACGGCGCCAAGGCGCGGGTGGAGGCCACCTTCGCCTCCATCGGCTCCAACATGCTCATCATCATGAACGGCTCCTCCAGCGGGGGCGGCGCCATGGGCGGCGCGGGCTCGATGCCCTCGCTCACCTGGGACGACCTGAAGGCCATCCAGTCGGAGCTCTCCGCCGTCAAGGACGCCGCCCCGGTGCTCCGCTCCTCCGCCCAGGTGATGTCGGAGGAGTCCAACTGGGCCACCTCGGTCCAGGGCACCTCCCCGGAGTTCCTCTCGGTCCGGGCCTGGCCGCTCGACCAGGGGAGCAACTTCAGCCAGTCGGACGTGGACGGGGGCCAGAAGGTGGCCATCCTCGGCCTGACGGTGGTGGAGAAGCTCTTCGGTCGGAACGCCAACCCGGTCGGGCAGGTGCTGCGCGTCAAGAACATCCCGTTCACGGTGGTCGGGGTGCTCGCCAGGAAGGGCCAGTCCCCCTTCGGCCAGGACCTGGACGACGTGGTGCTGGTGCCCTACACGACCTTCCAGCAGAAGATCCAGGGCGGCCTGAAGAACTACATCCCGGGGTCGCTCATGGCCAGCGCCCTGGGCGACGACGGCAACGTCCGGGCCCAGCAGCAGATCCGCGGGCTGCTGCGGGATCGCCACCGCCTGGCCCCCGGGGCCGACGACGACTTCACCATCCGCAACCCCTCCGAGATCGCCAGCGCCCAGCAGGCGGGCACCAGGATCATGACCAACCTCCTCTTCGGCATCGCCATCGTGTCGATGGTGGTGGGCGGCATCGGCATCATGAACATCATGCTGGTCTCGGTGACCGAGCGGACCCGCGAGATCGGCACCCGGATGGCGGTGGGGGCCCGGGCCCGCGACATCCAGCTCCAGTTCCTGACTGAGGCGGTGACCCTCTCGCTGGGCGGCGGGCTGGTCGGCGCCGGGCTCGGCGTGGGCATCGCCAAGCTGCTGGCCACCAGCATGGGCTTCTCCCTGCTGGTCCGCCCGGAGGCCATGCTCCTGGCGGTGGGCTGCTCGGCCCTGGTCGGCGTGGTCTTCGGGATCTGGCCCGCCTACAAGGCCTCCCGCCTCGACCCCATCACCGCCCTGAGGTTCGAATGA
- a CDS encoding ABC-F family ATP-binding cassette domain-containing protein, with protein MTLLHAAGLGLSFGSRTVFDGLTFTIEEGERVGLVGVNGSGKSSLMKILARAAEPDHGELQLKRGAAVTYLPQEPVFDPDATVASELEVARAPLKAALDAHAALGARLATERDEGLHDKLLSDLAALSERVEHLGGWDTAHEARTLLDRLGVKDWDRKVSELSGGTRKRVAIARAILARPDLLLLDEPTNHLDADTVDWLEEELDEHAGALLLVTHDRYFLDDLVDRILEITPGSGVTSYPGNYEAYLEQKLVAEEQAGLSQHKRNRWISQEVAWLRRGPEARRTKSKSRIERARKLMAEQGFVRPKVAEFQLAAPPRLSAVVLEGEGLTKRFGERTVLDGIDFRLKAGERVGLVGPNGVGKTTFLKVLLGELPPDGGVLTTGKKTKVAYYDQQRTSLDGEQTVYESAGGGAPGWHGEDFIDVGGRRVALRDYLDDLLFPPAMQRLQVKALSGGERNRLLLARLFLEGANVLVLDEPTNDLDLVTLNVLERLLLDFQGSVLLVTHDRYFLDKVATAILAFEGEGKATRWEGNYDLYRRLKGQADRAALAEARAPAAPAKVATKGGAATAPQPAPAPARKPGKLSFKDQREYEGIEAAIQAAEARKATLEASMADPATYQKGGADWAKLRRDFDEATHEVERLYARWEALEALKAGTAPADR; from the coding sequence GTGACGCTCCTCCACGCGGCCGGCCTCGGCCTCTCCTTCGGCAGCCGCACCGTCTTCGACGGCCTGACCTTCACCATCGAGGAGGGGGAGCGGGTCGGCCTGGTGGGCGTCAACGGCTCCGGCAAGTCGTCGCTCATGAAGATCCTGGCGCGGGCCGCCGAGCCCGATCACGGCGAGCTGCAGCTCAAGCGCGGCGCGGCGGTCACCTACCTGCCCCAGGAGCCGGTCTTCGACCCCGACGCCACGGTGGCCTCCGAGCTCGAGGTGGCGCGCGCCCCGCTCAAGGCGGCGCTCGACGCCCACGCCGCGCTCGGCGCCCGCCTGGCCACCGAGCGGGACGAGGGGCTCCACGACAAGCTCCTCTCCGACCTGGCGGCCCTCTCCGAGCGGGTGGAGCACCTGGGCGGCTGGGACACCGCCCACGAGGCGCGCACCCTGCTCGACCGGCTGGGCGTCAAGGACTGGGACCGCAAGGTCTCCGAGCTCTCCGGCGGGACCCGCAAGCGGGTGGCCATCGCGCGGGCCATCCTGGCGCGCCCGGACCTGCTCCTGCTCGACGAGCCCACCAACCACCTGGACGCCGACACGGTGGACTGGCTGGAGGAGGAGCTCGACGAGCACGCCGGGGCGCTCCTGCTGGTGACCCACGACCGGTACTTCCTCGACGACCTGGTCGACCGCATCCTGGAGATCACGCCGGGCAGCGGCGTCACCAGCTACCCCGGCAACTACGAGGCCTACCTGGAGCAGAAGCTGGTGGCCGAGGAGCAGGCCGGTCTCTCCCAGCACAAGCGCAACCGCTGGATCTCCCAGGAGGTGGCCTGGCTGCGGCGCGGGCCGGAGGCGCGCCGCACCAAGTCGAAGTCGCGCATCGAGCGGGCCCGCAAGCTGATGGCCGAGCAGGGCTTCGTGCGCCCCAAGGTGGCCGAGTTCCAGCTGGCCGCGCCGCCGCGCCTCTCGGCGGTGGTGCTGGAGGGCGAGGGGCTCACCAAGCGCTTCGGCGAGCGGACCGTGCTCGACGGCATCGACTTCCGGCTCAAGGCCGGCGAGCGGGTCGGGCTGGTCGGGCCGAACGGGGTGGGCAAGACCACCTTCCTCAAGGTGCTGCTCGGCGAGCTCCCGCCCGACGGTGGGGTGCTCACCACCGGCAAGAAGACCAAGGTGGCCTACTACGACCAGCAGCGGACCAGCCTGGACGGCGAGCAGACGGTCTACGAGTCGGCCGGCGGCGGCGCGCCGGGGTGGCACGGCGAGGACTTCATCGACGTGGGCGGGCGCCGGGTGGCGCTGCGGGACTACCTCGACGACCTGCTCTTCCCGCCCGCCATGCAGCGGCTGCAGGTGAAGGCCCTCTCCGGCGGCGAGCGGAACCGGCTGCTGCTGGCGCGCCTCTTCCTGGAGGGGGCCAACGTGCTGGTCCTCGACGAGCCGACCAACGACCTCGATCTCGTCACCCTGAACGTGCTGGAGCGGCTGCTCCTCGACTTCCAGGGGAGCGTGCTGCTGGTGACCCACGACCGGTACTTCCTCGACAAGGTGGCCACCGCCATCCTGGCCTTCGAGGGGGAAGGGAAGGCGACCCGGTGGGAGGGCAACTACGACCTCTACCGGCGGCTCAAGGGGCAGGCCGACCGGGCGGCGCTGGCGGAGGCGCGGGCGCCGGCGGCGCCGGCCAAGGTGGCGACCAAGGGCGGCGCGGCGACGGCGCCGCAGCCCGCGCCGGCGCCGGCCCGCAAGCCGGGCAAGCTCTCCTTCAAGGACCAGCGCGAGTACGAGGGGATCGAGGCGGCCATCCAGGCGGCCGAGGCGCGCAAGGCCACGCTGGAGGCCTCCATGGCCGACCCGGCCACTTACCAGAAGGGCGGCGCCGACTGGGCCAAGCTGCGCCGGGACTTCGACGAGGCGACCCACGAGGTGGAGCGGCTCTACGCCCGGTGGGAGGCGCTGGAGGCGCTCAAGGCGGGGACGGCTCCGGCGGATCGGTGA
- a CDS encoding fumarate hydratase has protein sequence MADAPFQFHEPFPLSKDETEYRLISNEGVSVGAFDGKEVLKVEPAALTRLAREAIRECSFFLRKAHNEQVAKILSDPEASQNDKGVALAFLRNAEIAARGELPICQDTGTATVMGKKGQQVWTGADDEAALSQGIWETYRKENLRYSQTTALTMYEEKNTGDNLPAQIDLYATKGAEYKFLFVTKGGGSANKTMLWQETKALLNPATLEKFLVEKMKYLGTAACPPYHVAVAIGGTSAEACLKTVKLASTKYYDGLPTQGGAAGQAFRDVELEQKLLEAANKLGIGAQFGGKYFAHDVRVVRLPRHGASCPVGMGVSCSADRNIKAKITRDGLWLEDLDHDPGRLIPAAYKTGKHEHGVKVDLNRPMKEILAELGKHPVSTPLLLSGTLVVARDIAHAKFKELLDAGKGLPQYLKDHPVYYAGPAKTPPGKPSGSFGPTTAGRMDSYVDLLQQHGASMVMIAKGNRSKQVTDACQKYGGFYLGSIGGPAAVLAEENIKKVEVIDFPELGMEAVWRIEVVNFPAFILVDDKGNDFFKKLGV, from the coding sequence ATGGCCGACGCCCCGTTCCAGTTCCACGAGCCGTTCCCGCTCAGCAAGGACGAGACCGAGTACCGCCTCATCTCCAACGAGGGGGTCTCGGTGGGCGCCTTCGACGGGAAGGAGGTGCTCAAGGTGGAGCCCGCGGCGCTCACCCGCCTGGCCCGCGAGGCCATCCGCGAGTGCTCCTTCTTCCTGCGCAAGGCCCACAACGAGCAGGTGGCCAAGATCCTCTCCGACCCGGAGGCGTCGCAGAACGACAAGGGGGTGGCGCTGGCCTTCCTGCGCAACGCCGAGATCGCGGCGCGGGGCGAGCTGCCCATCTGCCAGGACACCGGCACCGCCACCGTGATGGGCAAGAAGGGGCAGCAGGTCTGGACCGGGGCGGACGACGAGGCCGCCCTCTCGCAGGGCATCTGGGAGACCTACCGCAAGGAGAACCTGCGGTACTCCCAGACCACGGCCCTCACCATGTACGAGGAGAAGAACACCGGCGACAACCTGCCGGCGCAGATCGACCTCTACGCGACCAAGGGCGCCGAGTACAAGTTCCTCTTCGTCACCAAGGGCGGCGGCTCGGCCAACAAGACCATGCTGTGGCAGGAGACCAAGGCGCTCCTCAACCCGGCCACCCTGGAGAAGTTCCTGGTGGAGAAGATGAAGTACCTGGGCACGGCGGCCTGCCCGCCCTACCACGTGGCGGTGGCCATCGGCGGCACCTCGGCCGAGGCCTGCCTGAAGACCGTCAAGCTGGCCTCCACCAAGTACTACGACGGGCTGCCCACCCAGGGCGGCGCCGCCGGCCAGGCCTTCCGGGACGTCGAGCTCGAGCAGAAGCTGCTCGAGGCGGCCAACAAGCTGGGCATCGGCGCCCAGTTCGGCGGCAAGTACTTCGCCCACGACGTGCGGGTGGTGCGGCTGCCGCGCCACGGCGCCTCCTGCCCGGTGGGCATGGGCGTCTCCTGCTCGGCCGACCGGAACATCAAGGCCAAGATCACCCGCGACGGGCTCTGGCTCGAGGACCTGGACCACGACCCGGGCCGGCTCATCCCGGCGGCCTACAAGACCGGCAAGCACGAGCACGGCGTGAAGGTGGACCTCAACCGGCCCATGAAGGAGATCCTGGCCGAGCTGGGCAAGCACCCGGTCTCCACCCCGCTCCTGCTCTCGGGCACGCTGGTGGTGGCCCGCGACATCGCCCACGCCAAGTTCAAGGAGCTGCTGGACGCCGGCAAGGGCCTGCCGCAGTACCTGAAGGACCACCCGGTCTACTACGCGGGCCCGGCCAAGACCCCGCCCGGCAAGCCCTCCGGCTCCTTCGGCCCCACCACGGCCGGCCGCATGGACTCGTACGTGGACCTGCTGCAGCAGCACGGCGCCTCCATGGTGATGATCGCCAAGGGCAACCGCTCGAAGCAGGTGACCGACGCCTGCCAGAAGTACGGCGGCTTCTACCTCGGCTCCATCGGCGGCCCGGCCGCCGTGCTGGCCGAGGAGAACATCAAGAAGGTGGAGGTCATCGACTTCCCCGAGCTGGGCATGGAGGCGGTCTGGCGCATCGAGGTGGTCAACTTCCCGGCCTTCATCCTGGTGGACGACAAGGGGAACGACTTCTTCAAGAAGCTGGGCGTCTAG
- a CDS encoding ABC transporter ATP-binding protein — translation MGDVEVRALAGVSLDLAAGEFTAIMGASGSGKSTLMNLLGCLDRPTSGRYVLDGQEISRLGNDELAGIRNRTIGFVFQSFNLLSRTSALENVELPLLYANVAGAERHARAREALERVGLGDRVGHHPNQMSGGQQQRVAIARALVNRPPVLLADEPTGNLDSRTSQDVMALFQALGQGGITVILVTHEPDIAAFASRVITMRDGLVRSDVRQQPRAAAAGAPEAHA, via the coding sequence ATGGGCGACGTGGAGGTGCGCGCCCTGGCGGGCGTCAGCCTGGACCTCGCCGCCGGGGAGTTCACCGCCATCATGGGCGCCTCGGGCTCCGGCAAGTCGACCCTGATGAACCTGCTGGGCTGCCTGGACCGGCCCACCAGCGGGCGGTACGTGCTGGACGGGCAGGAGATCTCGCGCCTCGGGAACGACGAGCTGGCCGGCATCCGCAACCGGACCATCGGCTTCGTCTTCCAGAGCTTCAACCTGCTCTCCCGCACCAGCGCGCTCGAGAACGTCGAGCTGCCGCTCCTCTACGCCAACGTGGCGGGGGCCGAGCGCCACGCCCGGGCCAGGGAGGCGCTCGAGCGGGTCGGCCTGGGCGACCGCGTCGGCCACCACCCCAACCAGATGTCCGGCGGGCAGCAGCAGCGGGTGGCCATCGCCCGCGCCCTGGTGAACCGCCCCCCGGTGCTGCTGGCCGACGAGCCCACCGGCAACCTGGACTCGCGCACCAGCCAGGACGTCATGGCGCTCTTCCAGGCGCTGGGGCAGGGCGGCATCACCGTCATCCTGGTGACCCACGAGCCGGACATCGCCGCCTTCGCCAGCCGGGTCATCACCATGCGGGACGGGCTGGTGCGCTCCGACGTCCGGCAGCAGCCCAGGGCCGCCGCTGCGGGCGCGCCGGAGGCACACGCGTGA
- a CDS encoding FKBP-type peptidyl-prolyl cis-trans isomerase, which produces MAKPTLDDLVKGKGPEAVRGKTVEVHYTGWLTDGTRFDSSVGGAPFSFKLGAGEVIEGWDRGVAGMKVGGTRKLTLPPELAYGAAGSPPDIPPGATLVFEVQLLAVY; this is translated from the coding sequence ATGGCCAAGCCGACGCTGGACGACCTGGTGAAGGGCAAGGGCCCGGAGGCCGTGCGAGGCAAGACGGTGGAGGTCCACTACACCGGCTGGCTCACCGACGGCACCCGGTTCGACTCCTCGGTGGGCGGCGCCCCGTTCTCGTTCAAGCTGGGCGCCGGCGAGGTCATCGAGGGCTGGGATCGCGGCGTGGCCGGCATGAAGGTGGGCGGCACCCGCAAGCTCACGCTGCCCCCCGAGCTGGCCTACGGCGCGGCCGGCTCGCCGCCGGACATCCCGCCCGGCGCCACCCTGGTGTTCGAGGTGCAGCTCCTGGCGGTCTACTGA
- a CDS encoding efflux RND transporter periplasmic adaptor subunit: protein MSKRTTILAALATLALVAGAGWAWRGSGPPKSEYKLETARAERGRIVAKVTATGTLSAIVTVQVGSQVSGRVSALHADFNSRVEKGALIAEIDPQLFQASVEQARANLAAAQGNLARARAQAADALRQAARARTLADRQLVATADADTAQSNADALAAGVQAAEGQVAQARASLSQAQVNLAYTAIRSPTSGVVISRNVDVGQTVAASLQAPTIFVIAEDLAKMQVDTSVAEADVGRLKDGTAATFTVDAYPSEIFRGTVRQIRNSPQTVQNVVTYDAVIDVANPDLKLKPGMTANVTFVYAEKEDVLKVPNAALRFKPPPALLGEGGSAGGAAGAGPDAARAGGRPAGGRGQETPDRRTVWVLKEGKPSPIRIRTGISDGSATEVLEGDLQAGGEVITDSVGPPSGMAAAMRRPL, encoded by the coding sequence ATGTCGAAGCGCACCACGATCCTCGCCGCCCTCGCCACCCTGGCGCTCGTCGCGGGCGCCGGCTGGGCCTGGCGGGGGAGCGGCCCGCCCAAGAGCGAGTACAAGCTCGAGACCGCCAGGGCGGAGCGCGGCCGCATCGTCGCCAAGGTGACCGCCACCGGCACGCTCTCGGCCATCGTCACCGTCCAGGTGGGCAGCCAGGTCTCCGGCCGCGTCTCGGCCCTGCACGCCGACTTCAACTCCCGGGTGGAGAAGGGCGCGCTCATCGCCGAGATCGACCCGCAGCTCTTCCAGGCCAGCGTCGAGCAGGCCAGGGCCAACCTGGCCGCGGCGCAGGGCAACCTGGCCAGGGCCAGGGCCCAGGCGGCCGACGCCCTCCGACAGGCCGCGCGGGCCCGCACCCTGGCGGACCGGCAGCTGGTGGCCACCGCCGACGCCGACACCGCCCAGTCCAACGCCGACGCGCTGGCGGCCGGCGTGCAGGCGGCCGAGGGGCAGGTGGCGCAGGCGCGGGCCTCGCTGAGCCAGGCCCAGGTCAACCTGGCCTACACCGCCATTCGCTCCCCGACCTCCGGCGTGGTCATCTCCCGCAACGTCGACGTGGGCCAGACGGTGGCGGCCTCGCTGCAGGCCCCCACCATCTTCGTCATCGCCGAGGACCTGGCCAAGATGCAGGTGGACACCAGCGTGGCCGAGGCCGACGTGGGGCGGCTCAAGGACGGCACGGCCGCGACCTTCACGGTGGACGCCTACCCCTCGGAGATCTTCCGCGGCACGGTGCGCCAGATCCGCAACTCGCCGCAGACCGTCCAGAACGTGGTCACCTACGACGCGGTCATCGACGTGGCCAACCCCGACCTCAAGCTCAAGCCGGGCATGACGGCCAACGTGACCTTCGTCTACGCCGAGAAGGAGGACGTGCTGAAGGTCCCCAACGCGGCGCTGCGGTTCAAGCCGCCGCCGGCGCTGCTCGGCGAGGGGGGCAGCGCCGGCGGCGCGGCCGGGGCCGGTCCCGACGCGGCCCGGGCCGGCGGCCGGCCGGCGGGCGGGCGCGGGCAGGAGACGCCCGACCGGCGCACCGTCTGGGTCCTCAAGGAGGGGAAGCCCTCGCCCATCCGCATCCGCACCGGCATCTCCGACGGCAGCGCCACCGAGGTGCTGGAGGGCGACCTGCAGGCCGGCGGCGAGGTGATCACCGACTCGGTCGGGCCCCCGTCCGGCATGGCCGCCGCCATGCGCCGCCCCCTCTAG